One window of the Eucalyptus grandis isolate ANBG69807.140 chromosome 6, ASM1654582v1, whole genome shotgun sequence genome contains the following:
- the LOC104448622 gene encoding cytochrome P450 72A15 gives MEVSMQSIALATVLAVLTTWAWRAVNWVWLRPKRLERLLRQQGLSGKPYTFLFGDLKENLRMLKEAKSKPIAVSDDIKPRLLPFLHQSFQTYGKDWFTWMGPIPRVNITNPEQIKEIFSKIYDYPKPASNALVKLLADGLANHEGEKWARHRKIINPAFHMEKLKHMLPAFYSSCTEMVDRWEKSVLEERSCEVDAWVDLQNLTRDVISRTAFGSSFEEGKRIFELQEEQALLAIKALQSVYIPGWRFVPTKMNRRMQNIDKEVQALLMDIVRRREKAIRAGGADGDDLLGLLLESNMKENAGMSLHDVIEECKLFYIAGQETTSVLLVWTMVLLSVHPDWQARAREEVLQTFGSKKPDFDGLSHLKIVTMILNEVLRLYPPVVVLARKVPKETKLGKLTLPAGVQLSMPTLLIHHDKELWGEDAEEFKPERFTEGVSKATKNQVSFFPFGWGPRICVGQNFAMMEAKMALAMILQQFTFELSPSYAHSPLTKITLQPQYGVQVILHKAN, from the exons atggagGTTTCAATGCAGTCAATCGCACTAGCAACGGTTCTGGCCGTCCTGACGACATGGGCGTGGAGGGCGGTGAACTGGGTGTGGCTGAGGCCGAAGAGGCTCGAGAGGCTTCTGAGACAGCAAGGCCTCTCTGGCAAACCCTACACCTTCCTGTTCGGCGACCTCAAGGAGAACTTGCGGATGCTCAAGgaagccaagtccaagcccatcGCCGTCTCCGATGACATCAAGCCTCGTCTCTTGCCTTTCTTGCATCAATCCTTCCAAACCTATG GCAAAGACTGGTTCACATGGATGGGCCCAATACCAAGAGTGAACATAACGAACCCGGAACAAATAAAGGAGATATTCTCGAAGATATATGACTATCCCAAGCCTGCCTCCAATGCCCTGGTGAAGTTGCTCGCTGATGGACTTGCGAACCATGAGGGCGAGAAATGGGCTCGGCACCGGAAGATTATCAATCCAGCATTCCACATGGAGAAGTTGAAG CATATGTTGCCCGCTTTTTACTCGAGTTGCACTGAAATGGTCGACAGATGGGAGAAATCAGTATTAGAGGAGAGATCGTGTGAGGTTGACGCGTGGGTCGACCTTCAAAATTTGACCCGTGACGTGATCTCTCGGACAGCATTTGGCAGTAGCTTTGAAGAAGGCAAAAGGATCTTTGAACTTCAGGAGGAACAAGCCTTGCTCGCGATTAAAGCCCTTCAATCGGTCTACATCCCGGGCTGGAG GTTTGTTCCCACTAAGATGAACAGGAGGATGCAGAACATAGATAAGGAAGTGCAGGCTCTGCTCATGGACATCGTCCGCagaagagagaaagcaataaGGGCAGGGGGAGCTGATGGCGATGATCTGCTGGGGCTGTTGCTGGAGTCAAACATGAAGGAGAATGCCGGGATGAGCCTTCACGATGTGATTGAGGAGTGTAAGCTTTTCTACATAGCCGGACAAGAGACCACTTCGGTTTTGCTAGTATGGACCATGGTCTTGCTGAGCGTGCATCCAGATTGGCAAGCCCGAGCTAGGGAGGAGGTGCTTCAAACCTTTGGAAGCAAAAAACCTGACTTCGACGGGTTGAGCCACCTCAAGATT GTCACGATGATCTTAAATGAGGTGCTGAGGCTCTATCCACCGGTGGTCGTACTGGCACGTAAGGTTCCCAAGGAAACAAAACTGGGGAAGCTGACCTTACCCGCGGGAGTCCAGCTCTCAATGCCGACTCTCCTCATCCACCATGATAAAGAACTGTGGGGCGAGGATGCCGAGGAGTTCAAGCCAGAGAGGTTCACCGAGGGAGTGTCCAAGGCCACCAAGAACCAAgtctcctttttcccctttggaTGGGGCCCTCGCATATGTGTCGGCCAGAACTTCGCAATGATGGAGGCGAAGATGGCGCTCGCCATGATACTTCAGCAATTCACATTCGAGCTCTCTCCATCCTATGCGCATTCCCCTCTTACTAAGATCACCCTCCAGCCACAGTATGGTGTTCAGGTCATCTTGCACAAGGCAAActaa